The Pyrenophora tritici-repentis strain M4 chromosome 2, whole genome shotgun sequence genome window below encodes:
- a CDS encoding KfrA-N domain containing protein: protein MMARLNETSKDAHDQGAQNDTQTIPAESHLEYGDFENDDDLTEAEKATIRQKLATRKRQVTFGRGDGQGNSEDEGNDVNAAERRRQSCRQSLKKAVKPADKTSIELGYDDDTDDMYLRFYGIHDNDEREILADMRNVDDFTACIAEHAESVFGHLADLLSQIAEQAEQLDQAHNEARVQQEAADARVERAQTQARAAAADELAQVTQKCNRMITTKNSYASRLAVLEDELAASRESNVKLYSQISDLYNERSVLQQHAGVPTNGNLYDTRPAQFQSSPPPMTANPFIGTGTHDLMLPPPMAHHQKNRPLARSAVSDNLTATGAKLKDIDIFRGDSTDKEDYKYWRRSARNFLNKTTIHTTVQDQLDYLIDHLRGPAAAQVEYRAAPGARNAYVTAEEVLTELDRIFDTVDKVTEASAALHDSGSGGLKQRDNESFNTWVARFTSTVAPLNLGDNEMIQHAIRLMKFGRNAGLQFRHEQRK, encoded by the exons ATGATGGCCCGACTAAACGAGACGAGCAAGGATGCCCACGACCAGGGTGCTCAGAACGACACACAAACCATTCCAGCAGAGTCGCACCTTGAGTACGGCGACTTTGAGAATGACGACGACCTCACCGAAGCGGAGAAGGCGACTATTAGACAGAAGCTCGCCACCCGCAAGAGACAGGTCACTTTTGGCCGTGGAGACGGCCAAGGCAACAGCGAGGACGAGGGCAATGACGTCAACGCCGCTGAACGCCGACGACAGTCTTGTAGACAGTCTCTTAAGAAAGCCGTTAAGCCAGCGGATAAGACTTCTATAGAACTAGGctacgacgacgacacgGATGACATGTATCTACGTTTTTATGGCATCCACGACAACGATGAGCGCGAGATCCTCGCGGACATGAGGAACGTTGACGACTTCACCGCTTGCATCGCTGAACATGCTGAGAGTGTCTTTGGACACCTAGCAGATTTGCTTAGTCAGATAGCTGAACAAGCCGAACAGCTAGACCAAGCACATAATGAAGCCCGTGTACAACAAGAAGCAGCTGACGCCCGCGTGGAGCGCGCCCAGACGCAAGCTCGCGCTGCCGCCGCAGACGAGCTTGCCCAAGTCACCCAGAAATGCAACCGCATGATCACTACTAAGAACAGCTACGCTTCACGGCTAGCAGTGCTCGAAGACGAGCTTGCAGCCTCGCGCGAGTCAAACGTGAAGCTCTACTCCCAGATTAGCGACCTCTACAACGAGAGGAGTGTCCTGCAACAGCACGCGGGCGTCCCGACGAATGGAAATTTATATGACACGCGCCCAGCTCAGTTCCAGTCGTCCCCTCCTCCAATGACTGCGAACCCGTTCATTGGCACTGGCACTCACGACTTGATGCTGCCTCCCCCTATGGCACATCATCAGAAAAACCGACCCCTAGCTCGGTCTGCTGTATCGGACAACCTCACTGCAACGGGTGCAAAGCTGAAGGATATTGACATCTTTCGCGGAGACAGCACCGACAAAGAGGACTACAAGTATTGGCGCCGCAGCGCCAGGAACTTCTTAAACAAAACTACTATCCACACAACTGTTCAAGATCAGCTCGACTACCTGATTGACCACTTGCGAGGACCAGCCGCTGCACAGGTGGAATATAGAGCAGCACCCGGAGCTCGTAACGCCTACGTGACAGCGGAAGAAGTCCTCACGGAACTTGATCGCATCTTTGACACGGTCGACAAGGTCACCgaagccagcgcagcgctACACGACAGCGGCTCTGGAGGATTAAAGCAACGCGACAATGAATCGTTTAACACCTGGGTAGCCCGCTTTACCTCTACAGTCGCACCATTGAACCTGGGCGACAACGAAATGATCCAGCACGCGATCCGACTCATGAAGTTTGGTCGTAACGCAGGTTTACAATTCCGCCATG AGCAGCGGAAATAA
- a CDS encoding Chromo domain containing protein has translation MKTLQDELRASMQWAQAKQAEYANEGRLPAPAFKVGDQVMLDTRNLRTKRPSASLDLKNRGPFTIVRAINNTAYELDLPANMKRIHNVFHPWLLHLVDDNPLTGQTQDPEVPAEFDPEVEDDTEYTVEAIEDCRINKKLKDPAARGRKGKTTQGLLQYLVRWANYPDGPDNPSWEPYMNLADSADTVTRYHLDHPNKPPMHRKFKSLTGKQDMLVMRLHALSRV, from the coding sequence ATGAAAACGCTGCAGGACGAGCTGCGAGCTTCAATGCAATGGGCGCAAGCAAAACAAGCAGAATACGCCAATGAAGGAAGGCTACCCGCACCAGCTTTCAAAGTCGGCGACCAAGTGATGCTGGACACTCGCAACCTACGGACGAAAAGACCCTCCGCGTCATTAGACCTAAAGAACCGCGGTCCCTTTACTATCGTTCGcgccatcaacaacaccgcATACGAGCTAGATCTTCCCGCTAACATGAAGCGCATCCACAATGTCTTCCACCCATGGCTCTTACACTTGGTTGACGACAACCCACTTACTGGACAAACACAAGATCCTGAGGTCCCTGCGGAGTTCGACCCAGAAGTGGAAGACGACACTGAATACACTGTCGAAGCAATCGAAGACTGCCGCATTAATAAGAAGCTTAAGGATCCTGCCGCCCGCGGTCGCAAGGGCAAGACTACCCAAGGCCTGCTCCAATACTTGGTACGATGGGCAAACTATCCCGACGGCCCCGACAATCCTTCATGGGAACCATACATGAACCTCGCGGACTCCGCTGACACTGTGACGCGCTATCACCTTGATCACCCAAACAAGCCGCCTATGCACAGGAAGTTTAAGTCTCTCACAGGCAAACAAGATATGCTGGTTATGCGACTTCACGCTCTTAGTCGTGTCTAG